The Gemmatimonadota bacterium DNA window GTCGGCATCTGCGGCGCAGCCCCCGTCCCGGTCCGTTTGACCGCTATCGAGAACACTCTGAAAGGGAAGACCGTGGACGACGCCTTTATTGAGGCGGTTGCGGATGCCGCATATGAGACGGCTCATGACCCGGTCGCAGAGTTGCACGCCGACGCGGATTACAAACGAGAGATGGTCCGGGTGTTTACTCGCCGGGCGGTAAAGACGGCGTTGGAACGGGCGGCCTAAGAAACGGTATGAGAAGGCTATGCACACTACCATTCAACTGACAGTGAACAATGCCCCGTGTGAAGCCACGGCCGATACGCGCACGCTCCTGGTTGATTTTTTGCGCGATCAACTCGACCTCACCGGTACCCACCTCGGCTGTGCCACCGGCAATTGCGGCGCGTGCACCGTCGTGCTTGACGGTCTGACGGTCAAGGCGTGTACCGTTCTGGCTGCCGATGCCGCCGGCTCCGCAGTCACCACCATTGAAGGCTGGACACGAGATGCCCGGCAATCGGGCGACCTGCATCCGATCCAGGATGCCTTTGTCAAACACCACGCTTTACAGTGCGGCTTCTGCACCCCCGGCATGGTGTTGTCGGTTCAACAACTGCTGAAGGAGAAGCCGAACCCGACCGAGGCGGAGATTCGGCACGGCATAGCCGGCAATCTGTGCCGCTGCACCGGCTATGCCAGCATTGTCAAGGCGGTTCAGGAAATCGCACGCATGAGCAGCGAGTAGCGCCAGGGCGGGGATTCTTCACTCCGCCGGCTTCTTGAACTTGAGCGTCATGCGGTCGCTCTCTCCAATCGCCAGATACTTTTCCCTGTCCTCGTCTCCGAGACTGAGAGCGGGTGGCAGGGTCCACACGCCTTTAGGATGATCGCGTGTATCTTTCGGATTGGCGTTTATCTCAGTCTGGTCCACGAGCTTGAAGCCCGCTTTTTCTGCCATTCGAACGGTCGCCGCCTCGGTGACATAACCCGAAGACGCCTTGGGGTCCTGTTCCGTGTTGGGGTCGGCCCGGTGCTCCACCAGACCGAGAATCCCACCCGGCTTGAGCGCTGCATACATGGCGGCAAAAACCCCGTCGGCCGTCCCGGCGCTCATCCAGTTGTGGACGTTGCGGAAGGTCAACACCATATCCGCCGAGCC harbors:
- a CDS encoding (2Fe-2S)-binding protein, encoding MHTTIQLTVNNAPCEATADTRTLLVDFLRDQLDLTGTHLGCATGNCGACTVVLDGLTVKACTVLAADAAGSAVTTIEGWTRDARQSGDLHPIQDAFVKHHALQCGFCTPGMVLSVQQLLKEKPNPTEAEIRHGIAGNLCRCTGYASIVKAVQEIARMSSE